CAACACTCAATCCATTATGCAGTTGAGGAAAGAGTAGACAAGAAACTCAAAGAGATGGAATCCGACATACGTAGAAAGAGGGGTGAAAATGCAGAGTTGGAGAAGAAAGCTCAGCATTACAAGGCCGAGGCACAAAGGCTGCACAGAAGAGTGATGCACCTGGAGCAAATGGCTATGTCTCTTAAAGAGGGCTTGGAGAATGCCACGTTAGCACATCGGCACGGAGAGCACGTGCAGGAAGATGGTGAGTCATCGTATGTGGATACAGAACAGGCAGGGCTGGTCTGGCTCGACTGCATGGTCTGTGAGAAGGAGATAGCAACAGTGGTGATATGGCCTTGCCGCCACATTTGCCTCTGTTTGGGCTGCGATGCTGTCACCAAGTCGTGCCCTTTTTGTCGGTCAGTTAAAACCACAAGTGTGAAAGTTAATCTACCTCTAGAATAGGAATGATTCAATTTCTACAAGAAGATCATTTATATTATTGTTCATTAAAACTAAAGCcaatttcttggttttgtgtTAAAAAGACAGTCATATTACTAACTTTACCTTGCTCTATGCATAACccaaaacaaataactcaaaagAAACACAGAAATAAAAACAATGCAGAACAAAGAAATAAATCCAATCACAAAGaggtgtgtatatatatttgattaagGTAATACACACAAAAAT
The genomic region above belongs to Primulina huaijiensis isolate GDHJ02 unplaced genomic scaffold, ASM1229523v2 C13237691, whole genome shotgun sequence and contains:
- the LOC140965476 gene encoding E3 ubiquitin-protein ligase BOI-like, which produces MLAFAVEDGGTSNPADSKHYSKELDLVIQSHGETLRRQIEGIMEKNQHSIHYAVEERVDKKLKEMESDIRRKRGENAELEKKAQHYKAEAQRLHRRVMHLEQMAMSLKEGLENATLAHRHGEHVQEDGESSYVDTEQAGLVWLDCMVCEKEIATVVIWPCRHICLCLGCDAVTKSCPFCRSVKTTSVKVNLPLE